The region ACTTTATAGTGAGAGTTGCATACTTCATTTTTAGTTTGATCTAGTGTTTCTGGAAGTTCATCACATGACAGTATGTAACCAAACTGAATCTATTTTCTATTGTTATCctcttaaaatttattggatTCTGTGCTGCTTTTGGCTTCTCCAATAAAATTTGACTTTAGTCTTATTTGTTACCTCCACACTCTCCCTCATACTCTCTCTCCTCCTTTATATAAGATATTCCTACAACCATGCTTTGGTTGAAATGAAACTCGAGACTTGTGTGAGAGGTTAGTTTAGTTGTTCCAATACTGGTTTTCTTTAAACTCAGACTTGCCTTAGACTTAGAACAAATCTTTGAAATGGGAAAACTAGGGAGAATGTTGGATActttttgtctttcttttggCTCAAACACCTGTTTCTGCATAAACTCCATGGATTTTGAAGATGAGTTTGAGAAAAAGCCTTTGATTGTAAGTGCTAGTGGTGATCATAAACTGAGATTGAAGGATGTAGTAGATGGAAAACAGACATTGGCTTTTCAGCTGAAACCCCAGGTAAGGCCTTTTTTCTTTGTTCCAACTCTTATTCTGaaactttaatctttaactgaACTGATAAATGCGTATAATCTCACCTAATATGATAAgaatttgatgttgttgttgttgttgttgttgatgatgatgttgttcCAGCTCTCTTTTTTAgtcctttttctctcttttcaatATGAAAAAAGTTTGTATGTTCTTGTTCACAAAATATGCAGATAGTTACATTGAGGGTGTCCATGCATTGCTATGGATGTGCAAAAAAAGTTGAGAAACATATCTCCAAGTTGGAAGGTGAGAAtattaaccttttttttctccCCATATCATAAAGCAGCTTTCTAGAGTAATTCAACTGTCATaaacaaaatgaagaaaagaaaattaaccaTCAGTGTAACTATGTAAGCTTTTTGCTTTATCAGTTTATCTTTATTTCCTAAGTTTCATCACAAGCTAAAGCAAATTCTGTCAGATATTGAAGAACAAACACAGTGGGTTACTCAAATGTCCACCACAGGATTCTGGGATAGAGAATATGCTAGCCACTCCTTTTGACAATATCTGCATAAAGCCAacattattaatgtttattttcagTATCTGTGtgtggtttttgttttctttgaatCTAGTTATGATCATAATATCTGaatccactttcacctttaaaaCAGGAGTGAGCTCATATAAGGTGGATCTGGAAACAAAAATAGTAGTGGTTATGGGCGATATTCTTCCCTCTGAAGTGTTGCAGAGTGTGTCTAAGGTGAAAAATGCAGAGATTTGGAATTCTCAAGGTGGTAAGCAATAATTTTGGACACAAGAACcatcttcatcagattcatccAAAAGAAGACATTGAAATAGAATTTAGCAGCTCTAATTTTCTGTGTGTCCTTTCTGGTGTTGTATATATGATATAGTGTATCATGTTAAGACCTGTATCCAATCTCCAGTAATTTTCGTGCAAAGAAGgaaagtaaaaaaatgtt is a window of Vigna unguiculata cultivar IT97K-499-35 chromosome 4, ASM411807v1, whole genome shotgun sequence DNA encoding:
- the LOC114182448 gene encoding protein SODIUM POTASSIUM ROOT DEFECTIVE 2; the protein is MGKLGRMLDTFCLSFGSNTCFCINSMDFEDEFEKKPLIVSASGDHKLRLKDVVDGKQTLAFQLKPQIVTLRVSMHCYGCAKKVEKHISKLEGVSSYKVDLETKIVVVMGDILPSEVLQSVSKVKNAEIWNSQGGKQ